The nucleotide sequence CTGGTTTCCCAGGGCAGGCCGATGAGGAAGAAGCCGAAGGTGAGGAGCCCCGCTTCCTTGGCCCATTTGGTGGCCTGGATGTTGTCGTGGATTGTTGTGTTCTTGCGGATGCGCGACAGCGTCTCCGGGCTGCCCGACTCGTAGCCAAAGGCCACCAGCCAGCAACCGGCCTTTTTCATGAGGACCAGCGTGTCCTTGTCCAGGGGTTTGACCTTGGAGTTGGCCACCCAGCGGATCTTGCCGGCCAGGGGGGAAGCGAGAATGGCCTGGCACACGGCCTGGGTCCAGGCCGGATCAAAGGTGAAGGTGTCGGACTTGAAGAAGAAGTCGCGGATGCCGTGGTTGGCGTAGCAGTCGGTGAGTTCGGCCAGGATGTTTTCCGGCGAGCGCAGGCGTAGCTTTTTGCCGGAAATCTTCGGCGTCATGCAGAAGATGCAGGCTGAGGGGCAGCCGCGCGAGGTGGCGATGGTGGCCTGGGGTTCGCCGGTGTCGGGGCGCACGTAGAGGGCGTTTTTGATCAGGCTGCGGTCGGGAAACGGCAGGCTGTCGAGGTCGGTCTCCCAGGAGGCGAAGTCGGTCTTGGTCCAGACGCCGTCCTTTTTGTAGAGGATGCCGCGAATGGCCGGCACGCCGGACGGATCGTCGAAATGGGCCTTGGCGAGCTTGCCGACGATGAAGTCGGATTCCAGGCCGATCAAATAGGTGACGTCGGCCAGATCAAGCTGGGCCAGGAGCGCCTCGTCGGGATCGAAAAAGATCGCGCCCTTGAGCATGACCAAGAGATCGGGCTTTTTGGCCCTCAGCTGCCGCACCAGGGTCAGATCGTTGAAAATCGTGGAGTTGGTGATGCTGACGAAGATGCCGTCCGGGGCCTCGCGGTCGAAATCGGCCAGCAGATCGGCCGGGGCGCAGCGCTCGGTCTGGTAGTCGCGCAGGAAAACGGCGAACCCTTCCTGCTTGAGGGTGGCGGCGGCGTAGCCCAGGTCGTTGGGCGCGCGCATGGACGTGGCCGTGGACTGCTCCACGTTGCCCTGGGAACGGTCCTCGCCGCGTTGGTAAAACCGCCCCGGCGGATAGAACAGCATGATTTTCTTCATGGATTCCGGACACGCTCCACATAGAGGATAAGGTAAAAGCTGACAATCCACAGCCCCAGGGAGGCCTGGATGAAGCCGTCACGCAAAAGCACCAACGTCGGTGAACCGCTTTTGCACTCGACCAGGGTAATCTGCAAGTAGCGCAGGACGCCGAGGATGACGAAAATGGCGGTCAGATACAGCTTGTCCGAGCCATGCTTGGCGATGACCTCGGGGGAAAGCGTGTAGAGGATGTAGCTGACGATGACAACCGCCGCCATGATGATCATGGAGGCCGAGACGAACTCCAGGTTGTAGCCGTCCAGCGACCGCCGCGTTTTCTCGCAGCCGGCGGCGGACAGCAGCAGATCGTCGCGGCGCTTGGCGAAGCCGAGAAACAGCGCCAGCAGGAAGGTCATGAGCACGATCCAGTGGCTGGGGGTCACGGCCGTGACCACGCCGCCGGCAAACACCCGCAGCACGAAGCCCACGGCGATGCAGGCCAGATCAATGAGCGCCTTGTGCTTGAGGCCAAAGCTGTAGAGGGCGTTAATGACGAGATAGCCGGCCAGGATGACGGCAAAGCCGCTCGAGCCGAGCACGAGGGTCAGCACGGACGCGCCGCCAAGCAGCGCCCCGGCGAACCGCAGGCCTTGGGCCGGGGTCAACGCGCCCGAGGCCAGGGGGCGGTTGCGCTTGGTGGGGTGGGCCCGGTCTTCCTCGACGTCTTTTAGGTCATTTATGACGTAAACGGCGCTGGCGGCCAGACAGAACGCGGCAAAGGCCAAGCAGGCGCTCCACAGCGCCGCCGGGTCGGTGAGCTTCCAGCCAAAAAACAGCGGCAGGAAGACAAAGGCGTTTTTGACGTACTGGTGCGGCCGGGCCAGCTTCAAGTAGGCGGCGGTCCGCGACGTGGTTTTCGGCATAGCGCTCCAACCGGCCTCGCCGGGAGGCCGGACCATAGCCGGGATCGCCCCGGGCTTCAATCGGCCCGGGGGGCCTTTCGCCGGCCGGGCAGCAGGTCTGGCGCGAAAAGGGCCAGGGTTACAAGCGTCAGCACGATCCAGCCGGCGTTCATGACGGGCACGAGCCTGGCCATGATGGCCTCGTCACGGTAGAGCAGCTCGGCCGAGCCGGACGCGCCGGGCGGCAGGTTGTAGACATTGATGAATCCCAGACCCTTGAGCGGCGTCAGCGTCTTGCCGCCGACGGCCAGCCCCCAACCAGGATGGAAGGCTTCGGAAAAGACCAGGAAGCCGCCGCCCTCCGGCAGGGTCAGGTCGTAGCGGCCGGCGTTTTGGCGCTTGTAGGCGACGTCCGCGCCGGCAACCGGGCCGCCCGCCTCGCCCAGGGTCAGCTCCACGGCGTCGCAGGCCACGGCGGCCGGGCCGTCCAGGGCCAGACGGATCAGGCCATCGTCCCCAGGGCGTACCGTCCCGGCCGAGACGTTATTGCGGCCGTCCCTGGCCAGGACCACCGAACGGCCCTCCGGCAGTTTGACCGTGTCCCCGGCCTTGCCCACCAGCCGCAAGGTGGCGGCGTAGTCCCCGGCCACGGGCACGGCCACGGCCAAGGTGGCCGGCAGCCGGGCCGCCGCGCCAAAGGACAGCACGGCCCGGCCGGGCACGGGGGTGTCGGCCACCAGCCGCATGGGCTGGTTGGGGGAATTGACCTGGGAGGACAGCTGGGCCTGACGCATGGCGAAACGAATGGTGACGGTAGTCGCCGGCCCCTTGATCTCGGAAACCATGCGGCGCTTGTAGACGTCCTCCCAGCGGTCGTCGTGGCTCCCCTCCACGCGGTAGAGAAGCTTGGACGGGCCGCCGTCCACCGAGGCCGAAACGGCCACGTAGGAGGTCTCGACCTTGTCGCCAAAAAGGCGGGGATAGCTTTCGAGCGTCAGGCCCACAACCGGCTCGGGGAAGCGCACGGTATAGACCACCTCGCCCGGGGCGTCGCCTTCCACGGCCACCACCCCGGCCCCGCGCGAATCGGCGAGATCGAGACGGGCGTTTTCGCTGGCCACGGTCACGTCCGCGCCCTGGGCCAAAAGCGGCACGTAGAGCTTGGGGGCCATGGGCGAGACCGGCGCGATGGCCGCTTCCTCGGCCTCGGCCACCACCCGGACCTTGCCGCCGGCCAGGGCGGCCAACTGGTCCCGGGCGGCAGCGTAAGCTTCCTCGGGCACGGCCAGCAGCCCCGAAACGATAACGCCCCGGCCGGGAATTTCCACGGCCAGCTCATGGGGCGGGCCCGGCTCGAAGGTGGCCGTGCCGCAGTCGATCCAGTCGATGCCGCGCCCCAGCGGACCGGCGGCCAGCTCGGCCACGGGCGCGCCGTCCAGGCTCACCTTGGCCGTGCCGGCAAAGCTCTCGGCCCCGGCCCGCAGGAACAGGCGCATGGTCCCATGGCCGATGCGCGCAAACCGGACCACGCCCGGACCTTCGCTTATGCGGGCGGCCTTTTCCAGCACCGAGCCGCCATGGCGGGGATCGTCGAGCTGGCGCGGGGCCAACGGCCCAAAGGAGCCTTCCAGGGTGGCGGCCGTTGCGCCCTGGTAGGCGTCGGCCGGCAGGAAGGGCAGCAGCAGTTCGGGCGTGGCCCCGCCGGCCACGGTCAGGCCGCCCAAGCCCGGCCCCAGCGTTTTGAGTTCGGCCTCGGCGACGTCAGCCCCGAACAACAGCGCCTCGTCGGCCCAGTCGGGCCGGCTGGCGTTGGCCAGGGACAGCAGCAGCGGAAAGCCGCCGGCGGCCAGACGCGCCCCTTTCGTCAGACGCAGGCGCGGCAGGAAGTCGGTGTTGCGGTAAACCGCCTCGGGCGGCGCGGCCAGATCGGGATCGACCACCAGGTCGCGCTGGGCGGCGATGAAGGGGCCGATAATATCGCCCGGGTCGAACAGCGTTTCCGGCCCGCGCTTGGTGGTCGGCATCCAGCCGAACGAGCCGTAGGACAGGTAGGGGTTGGTCTGGTTGTAGATGACCCGCTTGACGGCGGCCAGCCCGAGCAGCCGGCCAAAGGCGTCGGTGACCGGCCAGGGCCGGTGCAACAGCCCCAGCAGGTACATGCTGTAGGGTTCGCCGATGTAGGTGGGGCCGATGATGCCGTCCTTGCCGAGCAGGGCGAAATTGCGGGTCAGGCCGTTGGTCGGCGGATCGGGCACGTCGCCGGTGGGGCCGGCGATGGTGGGCCAGACCGTGACCCGGTAGTCGTCGGGGTCATTGGTGAAATATTTCGAGAGGGTGCCCTCGGCCGGGGACAGCGGCTGGGGCACCATGGCCATGGTCTGGGAGGTGGCGTTTTGGGGCCGGGTCAACTGGCCGGTCCAGTAGGGGTGCAGGTAGACGGCCAGGACGGCGGCGGCAAAGGCCATGGTCGTCGCCTGGTTGAGGCGGCTGCCCTTGCTCCATTCGAGCAAGCGGGCCAGCCCCAGGCCGGCCAGCAACGACAGGCCGAAATAATAGACCGGCAGCCAACGGGCCGGCCGGGCCATTTGGAAAAACAGGATGGGCACGCGGTTTAAAAACTTCTCGTAAAACACCGCGCCGGCGAGCGTCTTGTTGCCGGCCAGGCAGATGAACCCCATGAACAGGCACAAGGCAGCGAAATATTTGATGCCCCGGTTCGAAACCCGGCCGAAGCCGCCCAGAATCGCCAGCCCGAGCAAGGCCAGGGCCGCGGCCACCCATTCGGGATTGTCCTTTATGGTCACCGGATAGGCGTATTCCGTGCCCATGCCGTAATTGTCGGTGTGGCCGAGCATGGCTTGGCGCAGCGGCGCGGAATAGCGGCGGTAGATGCCCTGGTAATGGTCGTTGATCTCTTCCTTGGTCTGGTGGTGCTTGAAATCGGCGGCGTGGATGATGGAGCTGGCCGCCGGAACCAGCCAGTGCAGATGCAGGAAAAGCGCCACGCCCCCGGCCAGGGCAAAGGCCAGGGCCGGACGGACGCTTCGCCGGGCAACGGTCTGGCCTAGGGTGAAAAGCGCGGTGAACGAGCCGTAAAACACGATGCCAAAGGGCGAGGCCGAGCAGGCCAAGGCTCCGAGCAGGCCGGCCGCAAGCGTACAGGCGAGAAACCGGCGCGCGGACGGATCGGCCGCCGCCCGAAAGAGCAAGGCCAGCACCCAAGGGACGATGGCCAGGGCAAAACCGCTCTCTTCCACATGGCCGGCCACGGCCATGGAAAACTGGCGCGGATTGAAGGCAAAGACCATGGCGGCCAAGACCGTGGGGCACAGCCCCAGGCCCATGAGGCGGCACAAGGCGGCCACGCCGCCGGCTCCGACCACGGCGTAGACCGGCCCTTCCCAGCGCACGATAAACGGCCCGCCCAGGTACGACCCGGCGTCGCGGGTGACGAGGTCGAACCAGCGGGTGATGCCGGAAAACGCGCCCGGTGCGCCCATGTCGTACTTGGAGGCCCAGGCGTGCTTGGAGATGTCGGCGACCTGGCGCATCTCCTCGGCGTAGGGCGTCGGCACCCGGTCCCAGTTCTGGTAGACGTGTCCCGGCGTCCAGAGGATGCCGCGCCAGGAGAGCAGCGCGAAGGCCGCGACGACGGCAAGGGGGATAAGAAAGAGGAAGACCAGGGCTCTGCCCTGGACCCGCCGGGGGGGATCATCCCCCCCGGACCCCCTGGACGGGGGGAGGGGCTGGTTCGTATTACATTTTGTCATGCGAGTCGTTGTTCAGATCGAAATCGTCTTGTCGCCACACTCTGGCGTGCCCTCACCCAACCCCTTTAAACTTTTCCCCATATGGGGGGTCTGGGGGCCTCAGGCCCCCAGCCGCCGGAGGCATCTTCCCTCTTCCTCTCCCTCTCCCAATCCGCCTCCCTCCCTCACTAAAAGCCTTCTTCCAGCATCGGGTTCACCAGGCATGGCGACACCAAGGCCAGGTCGGCGGGCGGCAGGGAGGACGGGGCCAGGCGCGTCTTGCGGCCGGCGATGGCCAGCCGGCCGGCGGCCAGCCAGGCTACGGCCTGGGGATAGATGCGGTGTTCCAGGGTCAGGATGCGCGCGGCGAGGCTTTCGCCGTCATCGTCTGGGCCGGCCGGCACGGCGGCCTGGATGACGATGGGGCCGTTGTCCATTTCCTCGTCCACGAAATGCACGGTGGCCCCGGCGATGGTGACGCCGTAGGCGGCGGCGGCGGCCTGGACGCGCAGGCCGGGGAAGCTTGGCAAAAGCGCCGGGTGGATGTTGAGGATGCGGTTTTTAAAAGCGGCGATAAAGGGCGGCGCAAGCAGGCGCAGGTAGCCGGCCAGGACGACGGCCTGGGCCCCGGAGTCCTGAACGGCGGCCAAAAGCGCCGCGTCGTAGGCGGCCCGGTCCGGGTAGTCGTCCTGGGGCAGGGCGATGGCCGGGATGCCGTGGGCGCG is from Solidesulfovibrio magneticus RS-1 and encodes:
- a CDS encoding decaprenyl-phosphate phosphoribosyltransferase, which translates into the protein MPKTTSRTAAYLKLARPHQYVKNAFVFLPLFFGWKLTDPAALWSACLAFAAFCLAASAVYVINDLKDVEEDRAHPTKRNRPLASGALTPAQGLRFAGALLGGASVLTLVLGSSGFAVILAGYLVINALYSFGLKHKALIDLACIAVGFVLRVFAGGVVTAVTPSHWIVLMTFLLALFLGFAKRRDDLLLSAAGCEKTRRSLDGYNLEFVSASMIIMAAVVIVSYILYTLSPEVIAKHGSDKLYLTAIFVILGVLRYLQITLVECKSGSPTLVLLRDGFIQASLGLWIVSFYLILYVERVRNP
- the purN gene encoding phosphoribosylglycinamide formyltransferase; translated protein: MTLPLAILASGGGSNLQAIIDRIEEGKIAARITAVVSNKPQARALSRARAHGIPAIALPQDDYPDRAAYDAALLAAVQDSGAQAVVLAGYLRLLAPPFIAAFKNRILNIHPALLPSFPGLRVQAAAAAYGVTIAGATVHFVDEEMDNGPIVIQAAVPAGPDDDGESLAARILTLEHRIYPQAVAWLAAGRLAIAGRKTRLAPSSLPPADLALVSPCLVNPMLEEGF